The following are encoded in a window of Sandaracinaceae bacterium genomic DNA:
- the thiC gene encoding phosphomethylpyrimidine synthase ThiC, translating into MTEKLPYTLPLHGAQNPSSRADGTSPGSFARRADVGGPLSFSSPDTPGMPAPSEKTAWDFLPDGWTRDAETGFAVAPDGFEPITQLEHARLGVITPEMARVAEKEKHLTAAQVRDEVAAGRMIIPANKVHLGYQLDAMAIGRASLTKVNANLGASPVSSGTDEEVEKMRWATRWGADTVMDLSTGGDLDACRDAIIRNSTVPIGTVPIYSMIIDRSIETLDEQVILETLEHQAKQGVDYFTIHAGVLREHLAFVKKRLIGIVSRGGSLLAKWMLVHGKQNPTYTLFDQICDVMRRYDVSFSLGDGLRPGGLADASDRAQLAELAVLGELTERAWRKGCQVMVEGPGHVPFDQIEFNMKLQRTLCHGAPFYVLGPLVTDVFPGYDHITSCIGATAAAYHGASMLCYVTPKEHVGLPKRDDVKQGCVAYKIAAHAADVALGIPGSRDWDDDLTKARAALNWEKHFELSFDGDYARAMHDEDLDVDTDFCAMCGHDWCSVRISKEIMELESGKAEGFQREKVMKSPALTPEQRAILEQRGNLPPEVLHKLASKTRGRMGASVGAKAACHSDAAPPEEAQRLQGDELVPLRRKDDAPAPPAE; encoded by the coding sequence ATGACCGAGAAACTCCCGTACACCCTGCCGCTCCACGGCGCCCAGAACCCCTCCAGCCGCGCCGACGGCACCAGCCCCGGATCCTTCGCGCGCCGCGCGGACGTCGGCGGGCCGCTGTCGTTCTCGTCGCCCGACACGCCCGGCATGCCGGCGCCGAGCGAGAAGACCGCCTGGGACTTCCTCCCCGACGGCTGGACCCGTGACGCCGAGACCGGCTTCGCGGTCGCGCCCGACGGCTTCGAGCCGATCACGCAGCTCGAGCACGCGCGGCTCGGCGTGATCACGCCCGAGATGGCGCGCGTGGCGGAGAAGGAGAAGCACCTCACCGCCGCCCAGGTGCGCGACGAGGTCGCGGCCGGCCGCATGATCATCCCGGCCAACAAGGTCCACCTCGGCTACCAGCTCGACGCGATGGCGATAGGCCGCGCGAGCTTGACCAAGGTCAACGCCAACCTCGGCGCCTCACCCGTCTCGAGCGGCACCGACGAAGAGGTCGAGAAGATGCGCTGGGCGACCCGCTGGGGCGCCGACACGGTCATGGATCTCTCGACCGGCGGCGATCTCGACGCCTGCCGCGACGCCATCATCCGCAACAGCACCGTGCCGATCGGGACGGTGCCGATCTACTCGATGATCATCGATCGCTCGATCGAGACGCTCGACGAGCAGGTCATCCTCGAGACGCTCGAGCATCAGGCGAAGCAGGGCGTCGACTACTTCACCATCCACGCGGGCGTGCTGCGCGAGCACCTCGCCTTCGTGAAGAAGCGCCTCATCGGGATCGTCAGCCGCGGCGGCTCGCTGCTCGCCAAGTGGATGCTCGTCCACGGCAAGCAGAACCCGACCTACACGCTCTTCGATCAGATCTGCGACGTGATGCGTCGCTACGACGTGAGCTTCTCGCTCGGCGACGGGCTGCGGCCGGGCGGGCTCGCGGACGCGTCCGACCGGGCGCAGCTGGCGGAGCTGGCCGTGCTCGGCGAGCTGACCGAGCGCGCGTGGCGCAAGGGCTGCCAGGTCATGGTCGAGGGGCCGGGGCACGTCCCCTTCGATCAGATCGAGTTCAACATGAAGCTGCAGCGCACGCTCTGTCACGGCGCGCCCTTCTACGTGCTCGGCCCGCTCGTGACTGACGTCTTCCCGGGCTACGACCACATCACGAGCTGCATCGGCGCGACCGCCGCCGCGTACCACGGCGCGAGCATGCTCTGCTACGTGACCCCCAAGGAGCACGTCGGCCTGCCCAAGCGCGACGACGTGAAGCAGGGCTGCGTCGCCTACAAGATCGCGGCTCACGCGGCGGACGTCGCGCTCGGCATCCCGGGCAGCCGCGACTGGGACGACGACCTGACCAAGGCGCGCGCCGCCCTCAACTGGGAGAAGCACTTCGAGCTGAGCTTCGACGGGGACTACGCCCGGGCGATGCACGACGAGGACCTCGACGTCGACACGGACTTCTGCGCGATGTGCGGGCACGACTGGTGCTCCGTTCGCATCAGCAAGGAGATCATGGAGCTCGAGAGCGGCAAGGCCGAGGGCTTCCAGCGCGAGAAGGTCATGAAGAGCCCCGCGCTGACCCCCGAGCAGCGCGCCATCCTCGAGCAGCGCGGCAACCTCCCGCCCGAGGTCCTGCACAAGCTGGCCAGCAAGACGCGCGGTCGCATGGGCGCGAGCGTGGGCGCGAAGGCCGCCTGCCACAGCGACGCGGCGCCGCCCGAGGAGGCCCAGCGGCTCCAGGGCGACGAGCTGGTCCCGCTCCGCCGGAAGGACGACGCGCCTGCGCCCCCCGCGGAGTGA
- a CDS encoding alpha/beta hydrolase, which produces MRTLALLCLLAGCGASPAEPSPAEPAARADAEPGRDPLTAAREAFADGRCELPRGSDGATTRGPLIYAESGSKRLHLDLTRPEGEGPHPVAALFHGGGFHGGDEDHLAGLARDLAAAGWAAARIEYRLAGREHPDFPAPVSDARCAVRYLRAEAADLGIDPERVVAIGFSAGGHLAAALALQADDGRLDGTCLHGGPPDVRGAVAFYAPLDLRPEVPWDASADRLFTRFLGKPREEARALATLASPVSASDPKDAPLLVISAEDDAIVPRAVTEHALEQLSDAPHAHLVQAGAGHGFGLLGEEDPRAATCAVLAYLDAI; this is translated from the coding sequence ATGAGAACCCTCGCCCTCCTCTGTCTGCTCGCCGGCTGCGGCGCCTCTCCCGCCGAGCCGTCTCCCGCGGAGCCAGCCGCCCGCGCCGACGCCGAGCCCGGGCGAGATCCGCTGACGGCCGCGCGTGAGGCCTTCGCGGACGGTCGCTGCGAGCTCCCGCGCGGATCCGACGGCGCGACGACGCGAGGCCCGCTCATCTACGCCGAGTCGGGATCCAAACGATTGCACCTCGACCTGACGCGTCCCGAAGGCGAGGGCCCGCACCCCGTCGCGGCGCTCTTCCACGGCGGGGGCTTCCACGGCGGTGACGAGGACCACCTCGCGGGCCTCGCGCGCGACCTGGCCGCGGCGGGGTGGGCGGCGGCGCGGATCGAGTACCGGCTGGCCGGGCGCGAACACCCCGACTTCCCCGCGCCGGTCTCCGACGCGCGCTGCGCGGTGCGCTACCTCCGCGCGGAGGCGGCCGATCTCGGGATCGATCCCGAGCGCGTGGTGGCCATCGGCTTCAGCGCAGGAGGGCACCTGGCCGCCGCGCTGGCGCTCCAGGCCGACGACGGTCGGCTCGACGGCACGTGTCTCCACGGGGGACCGCCCGACGTGCGAGGCGCGGTCGCCTTCTACGCGCCGCTCGACCTGCGCCCGGAGGTCCCGTGGGACGCGAGCGCGGACCGCCTCTTCACGCGGTTCCTGGGCAAGCCGCGCGAGGAGGCGCGCGCGCTGGCGACCTTGGCGAGCCCCGTCAGCGCGAGCGACCCGAAGGACGCGCCGCTGCTCGTGATCAGCGCCGAGGACGACGCGATCGTGCCTCGCGCGGTCACCGAACACGCGCTGGAGCAGCTCTCGGACGCGCCGCACGCGCACCTCGTGCAAGCGGGCGCGGGGCACGGCTTCGGGCTGCTCGGCGAGGAGGATCCACGCGCCGCCACCTGCGCGGTGCTCGCCTACCTCGACGCGATCTGA
- a CDS encoding alkaline phosphatase family protein — protein MALRPARRALPQAACLLFVCLLSAGTTTGCAVPLGEAAEMAAQGGETRLQPQMRPIRGGERVLIIALDGVGDGALHAALAAGRLPSLARLLGPATGARTYRHGYAPPDVLTTLPSTTMAAWATVVTGAPPAETGVPGNEWFDRTERRFHAPAPVSVTGATHTLQSFTEGWLGRQVQVATLFERADVRSHVSLLPIHRGADLLTTPNGLDLFQVLSVIPEGLFGGAGFSAEAYIEMDEESVGPILGGFAAHGIPDVQLAYFPGVDLITHASDPPLEVQQRHLEEVIAPGLARIFEAYRREGLLDDTWIVVIADHGHTPVQHDDEHALGTDPETDPPAVLDAVGFRVRAPQLTVSEDDYSAVLAYQGAFAYVYLADRSTCPEPGDRCDWSAPPRFEEDVLPVANAYLTSSRHGRPVAALEDRLDLVLARRPVEVGEIPEPFSVLDGGSLVPVEDWLRDHPRPDWLRFAERLRGLAVGPHGHLAGDVLLVSRLSPTDPIERRSYFSGPYHSWHGSPTELDSVVPMMVLRPGGDGDAIQRRVERVIGQDRSTERFVPLVLDLLQIASR, from the coding sequence GTGGCGCTTCGCCCCGCTCGTCGCGCCTTGCCGCAGGCGGCGTGCCTCCTGTTCGTGTGCCTGCTCTCCGCGGGCACCACGACCGGGTGCGCCGTGCCGCTGGGCGAGGCGGCCGAGATGGCCGCGCAGGGTGGCGAGACGAGGCTGCAGCCGCAGATGCGGCCCATTCGAGGAGGCGAGCGGGTCTTGATCATCGCGCTCGACGGGGTCGGCGACGGAGCGCTGCACGCCGCGCTCGCGGCCGGGCGGCTGCCGAGCCTCGCCCGACTCCTCGGTCCGGCGACGGGGGCGCGCACTTATCGGCACGGCTACGCGCCGCCCGACGTGCTCACCACCCTCCCCTCCACCACGATGGCCGCGTGGGCCACCGTGGTCACGGGCGCGCCGCCGGCGGAGACCGGCGTGCCGGGCAACGAGTGGTTCGACCGCACCGAGCGCCGCTTCCACGCGCCCGCGCCGGTGTCAGTGACGGGGGCGACCCACACCTTGCAGAGCTTCACCGAGGGCTGGCTCGGCCGCCAGGTGCAGGTGGCCACGCTCTTCGAGCGCGCCGATGTACGTTCACATGTGTCGTTGCTACCGATCCATCGCGGGGCCGATCTGCTCACCACCCCGAACGGCCTCGACCTGTTTCAGGTGCTGAGCGTCATCCCCGAGGGCCTCTTCGGCGGCGCGGGCTTCTCGGCCGAGGCGTACATCGAGATGGACGAGGAGTCGGTGGGCCCCATCCTCGGCGGCTTCGCGGCACACGGCATCCCGGACGTACAGCTCGCGTACTTCCCGGGCGTCGATCTCATCACGCACGCCTCCGACCCGCCCCTCGAGGTCCAGCAGCGTCACCTCGAGGAGGTCATCGCGCCCGGCCTCGCGCGGATCTTCGAGGCCTACCGTCGCGAGGGCTTGCTGGACGACACCTGGATCGTCGTCATCGCCGACCACGGCCACACCCCGGTTCAGCACGACGACGAGCACGCGCTGGGCACCGACCCCGAGACCGACCCGCCCGCCGTGCTCGACGCGGTCGGCTTCCGCGTGCGCGCGCCGCAGCTCACCGTGAGCGAGGACGACTACTCGGCCGTGCTCGCCTACCAAGGTGCGTTCGCGTACGTCTACCTCGCGGACCGGAGCACCTGCCCCGAGCCCGGCGATCGCTGCGACTGGAGCGCGCCGCCGCGCTTCGAAGAGGACGTGCTCCCCGTCGCGAACGCCTACCTCACGTCGAGCCGACACGGGCGGCCGGTCGCGGCCCTCGAGGACCGGCTCGATCTCGTGCTCGCCCGACGCCCGGTCGAGGTGGGGGAGATCCCCGAGCCCTTCTCCGTGCTCGACGGCGGCTCGCTGGTGCCCGTCGAGGACTGGCTCCGCGATCACCCGCGCCCCGACTGGCTGCGCTTCGCCGAGCGCCTCCGCGGGCTCGCGGTCGGCCCACACGGCCACCTCGCGGGCGACGTGTTGCTCGTGTCGCGGCTCTCGCCCACCGACCCGATCGAGCGACGCAGCTACTTCTCCGGGCCCTACCACTCCTGGCACGGCAGCCCGACCGAGCTCGACTCGGTGGTGCCGATGATGGTCCTCCGGCCGGGCGGCGACGGTGACGCGATCCAGCGGCGCGTCGAGCGCGTGATCGGTCAGGACCGGTCGACCGAGCGCTTCGTGCCGCTCGTGCTCGATCTTCTTCAGATCGCGTCGAGGTAG
- a CDS encoding patatin-like phospholipase family protein — protein MPADIAIVLSGGGARGAYEAGVVAGIVDVLAERKPKRAPFSIFTGTSVGAINAAWLAAHADRPDMDVEGLLGHWRELQLGRHLSLDPLRFLAGPRLGRRLARWRGEGDERWGRSLLDPRALEELVETSVPYDRLHANVASGHVRALMVAALEISTARTTVFAELGPGTRYVPSKDPRRIGREARIDARHVLASAAIPLLFPSRKIDDRYYADGGVRSNTPIAPAIRGGADKLVVISLLYPMASYAAPGTPEAAAHVAAYPSPVFLLGKVLNALLLDPVAYDLQVLERLNTLLRTLEETLQPDEMERVRGVLTETRGVPYRELSTLVFRPSQNIGRLAHEHAVGAPARNLSTFLVRQLADLGADIDADLLSFILFDGRFAAALSELGRGDAHARAAEIDAFFTSST, from the coding sequence GTGCCGGCGGACATCGCGATCGTGCTGAGCGGCGGTGGGGCCCGCGGCGCCTACGAGGCGGGGGTCGTGGCGGGCATCGTCGACGTGCTGGCCGAGCGCAAGCCGAAGCGCGCGCCGTTCTCGATCTTCACCGGGACGTCGGTCGGCGCGATCAACGCCGCGTGGCTGGCCGCGCACGCGGATCGGCCGGACATGGACGTCGAGGGGCTGCTCGGCCACTGGCGCGAGCTCCAGCTGGGCCGGCACCTCTCGCTCGACCCGCTCCGGTTCCTCGCGGGGCCGAGGCTCGGGCGGCGGCTCGCGCGATGGCGCGGCGAAGGGGACGAGCGCTGGGGTCGCTCGCTGCTCGACCCGAGGGCGCTCGAGGAGCTCGTCGAGACCTCCGTCCCCTACGATCGCCTGCACGCCAACGTCGCCAGCGGGCACGTGCGCGCGTTGATGGTGGCGGCGCTCGAGATCAGCACCGCGCGCACGACCGTCTTCGCGGAGCTGGGCCCGGGGACGCGCTACGTGCCCTCGAAGGATCCGCGCCGCATCGGGAGGGAGGCGCGCATCGACGCGAGGCACGTGCTCGCCTCGGCCGCCATCCCGCTGCTCTTCCCGTCCCGCAAGATCGACGACCGCTACTACGCCGACGGAGGCGTTCGCTCGAACACGCCCATCGCCCCCGCCATCCGCGGCGGCGCCGACAAGCTGGTCGTCATCTCTCTCCTCTATCCGATGGCGAGCTACGCCGCGCCCGGCACGCCCGAAGCCGCGGCGCACGTGGCCGCGTACCCGAGCCCCGTCTTCCTGCTCGGCAAGGTGCTCAACGCGCTCCTGCTCGATCCGGTCGCCTACGACCTCCAGGTGCTGGAGCGGCTGAACACGCTGCTCCGCACGCTCGAGGAGACGCTCCAGCCCGACGAGATGGAGCGCGTGCGGGGCGTGCTGACGGAGACCCGAGGGGTGCCCTATCGCGAGCTGTCGACCCTCGTGTTCCGACCGTCCCAGAACATCGGCCGGCTCGCCCACGAGCACGCCGTGGGCGCGCCCGCGCGAAACCTCTCGACCTTCCTCGTCCGCCAGCTGGCCGATCTGGGCGCCGACATCGACGCCGACCTGCTCTCGTTCATCCTCTTCGACGGACGCTTCGCGGCCGCTCTGAGCGAGCTCGGGAGAGGGGACGCGCACGCCCGCGCGGCCGAGATCGACGCCTTCTTCACGTCATCGACGTGA